The following proteins are co-located in the Microbacterium immunditiarum genome:
- a CDS encoding serine hydrolase produces the protein MDLTAVQDELAAVYAEVPAAVGAVVAVSRGGAAPAVTAFGTRSTDGSPMEASTIFQIASMTKPITTVVALQLIEEGRLRLDDGVSRWIPELAHRRVISGDGGERPADREITVEDLLTQRSGIPYAHDESGELGERMRERLGPPLGTTVTAQEWAERLGSLPQPIDPGARFRYGLSTDVLGVLIQREFGRGLGEVMAERVFEPLGMRDTGFWVRPGDVGRVARMYRSTPSGVVDVSIIARERPVFESAGGGLYSTADDYMRFLGMLGGGGELGGVRLLSPESVTTMTTNKLTPEQRALPALGVDDFFAAHGFGYGVAVLLEPEALPTGLRPGRGAYGWSGGFGTWWAIDPDRDVRILLLAQYETAVSGLVTSDPAMGALGHFRRRDVLALCRAVYHQVGSHA, from the coding sequence GTGGACCTGACCGCGGTGCAGGACGAGCTTGCAGCGGTCTACGCGGAAGTGCCGGCCGCAGTGGGCGCCGTCGTGGCCGTGTCCCGAGGCGGCGCGGCGCCCGCCGTGACGGCGTTCGGCACGCGGTCCACGGACGGATCGCCGATGGAAGCGTCGACGATCTTCCAGATCGCATCCATGACCAAGCCGATCACGACGGTGGTCGCGCTGCAGCTCATCGAGGAGGGACGGCTGCGTCTCGACGACGGCGTCTCGCGCTGGATTCCCGAACTGGCCCACCGCCGCGTGATCAGCGGCGACGGCGGTGAGCGTCCGGCGGACCGCGAGATCACGGTGGAGGACCTGCTCACGCAGCGCTCGGGGATTCCTTACGCGCACGACGAATCGGGAGAGCTCGGCGAGCGGATGCGGGAGAGGCTCGGGCCGCCGCTGGGTACGACCGTCACCGCGCAGGAGTGGGCCGAGCGCCTGGGCAGCCTCCCTCAGCCCATCGACCCCGGAGCGCGATTCCGGTACGGCCTCTCGACCGACGTGCTCGGCGTGCTCATCCAGAGGGAGTTCGGTCGAGGTCTCGGCGAGGTCATGGCGGAGCGCGTCTTCGAGCCGCTCGGCATGCGCGACACGGGGTTCTGGGTCCGGCCCGGCGACGTCGGGCGTGTCGCTCGGATGTACCGCTCGACGCCGTCCGGCGTGGTGGACGTGAGCATCATCGCGCGCGAGCGTCCGGTCTTCGAGTCCGCGGGTGGCGGGCTCTACTCGACGGCGGACGACTACATGCGCTTCCTGGGCATGCTCGGCGGGGGCGGCGAGCTCGGCGGCGTCCGCCTGCTCTCGCCGGAGTCCGTGACGACGATGACGACGAACAAGCTGACGCCCGAGCAGCGGGCGCTGCCGGCGCTGGGCGTGGACGACTTCTTCGCGGCGCACGGCTTCGGCTACGGCGTCGCGGTCCTTCTCGAGCCGGAAGCCCTCCCCACGGGCCTTCGGCCGGGGCGAGGAGCCTACGGGTGGTCCGGCGGCTTCGGCACCTGGTGGGCGATCGATCCGGACCGAGACGTCCGGATCCTTCTGCTGGCGCAGTACGAGACCGCGGTGTCTGGTCTGGTCACGTCCGACCCGGCAATGGGCGCTCTCGGTCACTTCCGCCGCCGGGACGTCCTCGCGTTGTGCCGTGCCGTCTACCACCAGGTGGGCTCGCATGCGTGA
- a CDS encoding aldehyde dehydrogenase → MIARHKMLIGGSWVDALDGEDFPSVNPFTGQTWAQVPRASGRDVDRAVRAAQAAFDGEWGRMTATARGSLIHRLADLIEENVEELAVAESSDNGRVIRENRAQIAQLPDWYRYFAGVADKVHGAVIPSADPSFLIYTRREPVGVVGAILPWNAPLLVLTFKLAPALAAGCTFVAKPAEHTPVTTLMLGELVERAGFPPGVFNVVTGFRDAGAALSAHDGVAKVAFTGSTATGIDVMRAAAGHLAPVTLELGGKSPSIVFEDADVDAALDGIVGGIFAASGQVCTAGSRLLVQRGIHDEVVSRLADRARGMRLGDPLLESTDMGPIAFEAQLQKIERYVETGVRQGAELVVGGRRPVDPSTGCFIEPTIFTGVRNDMDIARDEIFGPVLSVLSFDGEQDAVAMANDTRYGLAAGVWTRDVKRAHRVAASLRAGTVWINTYRKLSFNVPFGGYKDSGIGRENGFDAILAYTENKSVWLDIASDEVTG, encoded by the coding sequence ATGATCGCCCGACACAAGATGCTCATCGGTGGCAGCTGGGTCGACGCGCTCGACGGGGAGGACTTCCCGAGCGTCAACCCCTTCACCGGGCAGACGTGGGCGCAGGTGCCACGTGCATCCGGACGCGATGTCGATCGGGCGGTGCGCGCGGCGCAGGCCGCCTTCGACGGCGAGTGGGGCCGGATGACGGCGACGGCCCGTGGCAGTCTCATCCACCGGCTCGCGGACCTCATCGAAGAGAACGTGGAGGAGCTCGCGGTCGCCGAGAGCTCGGACAACGGGCGCGTGATCCGTGAGAACCGCGCACAGATCGCTCAGCTGCCGGACTGGTACCGGTACTTCGCGGGTGTCGCAGACAAGGTGCACGGCGCGGTCATCCCGTCGGCAGACCCCTCGTTCCTCATCTACACCCGGCGGGAACCCGTCGGGGTCGTCGGCGCGATCCTGCCCTGGAACGCGCCGCTGCTCGTCCTCACCTTCAAGCTGGCGCCAGCGCTCGCGGCGGGCTGCACGTTCGTCGCGAAGCCGGCCGAGCACACGCCCGTGACCACGCTGATGCTGGGCGAGCTCGTGGAGCGGGCGGGGTTCCCGCCGGGAGTCTTCAACGTGGTGACCGGCTTCCGCGACGCGGGAGCCGCCTTGAGCGCGCATGACGGCGTCGCGAAGGTCGCCTTCACCGGCTCGACCGCGACGGGAATCGACGTCATGCGGGCTGCGGCCGGACACCTCGCACCGGTCACGCTGGAGCTCGGCGGCAAGTCCCCCAGCATCGTCTTCGAGGATGCCGACGTCGATGCAGCCTTGGACGGGATCGTCGGCGGGATCTTCGCGGCCTCGGGCCAGGTGTGCACTGCCGGGTCTCGGCTGCTCGTGCAGCGGGGGATCCACGACGAAGTCGTCTCCCGGCTGGCCGACCGGGCCCGGGGCATGCGGCTGGGTGACCCTCTGCTCGAGTCGACCGACATGGGGCCGATCGCATTCGAGGCGCAGCTCCAGAAGATCGAGCGGTACGTCGAGACCGGCGTTCGCCAGGGCGCGGAGCTCGTGGTCGGGGGCCGTCGTCCCGTCGACCCGTCGACGGGGTGCTTCATCGAGCCGACGATCTTCACCGGTGTGCGCAACGACATGGACATCGCGCGCGACGAGATCTTCGGCCCCGTGCTCTCCGTCCTCTCCTTCGACGGGGAGCAGGACGCCGTCGCGATGGCCAACGACACCCGCTACGGACTGGCGGCCGGGGTGTGGACGCGTGACGTCAAGCGCGCGCACCGGGTGGCGGCGAGCCTCCGAGCGGGAACCGTGTGGATCAACACCTACCGGAAGCTTTCGTTCAACGTTCCCTTCGGGGGATACAAGGACAGCGGCATCGGTCGCGAGAACGGCTTCGACGCCATCCTGGCCTACACCGAGAACAAGTCCGTCTGGCTCGACATCGCAAGCGACGAGGTAACCGGATGA
- a CDS encoding thiamine pyrophosphate-binding protein produces MKVFAALARSLSEDHDVSTVFGLLGAGTMMVVDELVNRHGARCVRMVREDGAVLGALGYQHSTGRLGVAAIGAGPALTNAFTALVEAARNHSPLLVIADDRFEMPGNVQGIDQAAVVAPTGAAYVEVRSVATAVDDLGRAVRIALVEQRPVVLDLPTSIAMSDFDGSPSQATNDDARTPSAARTDVDAAATLIERATKPLLLAGWGAFLADARGDLDVLAERLGAPVATTMKAKSFFSGSPASIGTFGGFSSDQAKAVIRDSDLIIAFGAGLNVWTADHGYLLEDKAIIQVDRERANIGAIFPQTLGIVGDVRDVAGALHAELDRRESSSREAWSGATPSGADTAEPAPYATSRAAGTVDLHEFTMKLEQAKPRGANVVTDGGRYVIAPMQHLTVESPRHWLAPIGGFGSIGLALGAAMGVAVGRPDAPTVLVVGDGAFMMSHYELHTAVRNSLDLIVVVMNDRSYSSEYHFYLASESEDSELATALTTFDWPDFGDMARSLGFDAVTVTSIGDFAAVSSAIEERTRPLLVDVHLDPLALVGFHDRSEQR; encoded by the coding sequence ATGAAGGTCTTCGCCGCGCTCGCCCGCTCCCTCTCGGAGGACCACGACGTCTCGACGGTCTTCGGCTTGCTGGGGGCCGGCACGATGATGGTCGTCGACGAGCTCGTCAACCGCCACGGCGCACGCTGCGTCCGCATGGTCCGCGAGGACGGCGCGGTGCTCGGGGCCCTCGGGTACCAGCACTCGACTGGGCGGCTCGGTGTCGCCGCGATCGGGGCAGGGCCGGCCCTCACCAACGCCTTCACGGCGCTGGTGGAGGCGGCACGCAACCACAGCCCCCTGCTTGTCATCGCCGACGACCGATTCGAGATGCCCGGAAACGTGCAGGGGATCGACCAGGCGGCCGTGGTGGCGCCGACGGGCGCCGCCTACGTAGAGGTGCGCAGCGTCGCGACCGCCGTCGACGATCTCGGTCGTGCAGTCCGGATCGCCCTCGTCGAGCAGCGCCCCGTCGTCCTCGATCTGCCGACGTCGATCGCGATGTCGGACTTCGACGGATCGCCGTCGCAGGCGACGAATGACGACGCCCGCACCCCTTCCGCCGCCCGCACCGACGTGGATGCCGCCGCTACGCTCATCGAGCGGGCGACCAAGCCCCTTCTCCTTGCGGGATGGGGAGCGTTCCTGGCTGACGCGCGAGGCGACCTCGACGTTCTGGCGGAGCGCTTGGGCGCTCCCGTCGCGACGACGATGAAAGCGAAGAGCTTCTTCTCCGGTTCGCCGGCGAGCATCGGGACGTTCGGCGGATTCTCGTCGGATCAGGCCAAGGCCGTCATCCGGGACTCGGATCTCATCATCGCCTTCGGCGCGGGTTTGAACGTCTGGACGGCCGATCACGGCTACCTGCTCGAGGACAAGGCGATCATCCAGGTGGACCGCGAACGAGCCAATATCGGCGCGATCTTCCCGCAGACTCTTGGCATCGTCGGCGACGTACGAGATGTCGCCGGCGCTCTCCATGCCGAGCTCGACCGGCGCGAGTCGTCGAGCCGCGAAGCGTGGAGCGGCGCGACGCCGTCGGGCGCGGATACCGCGGAGCCCGCACCGTATGCGACCTCGCGGGCTGCGGGGACCGTCGATCTGCACGAGTTCACGATGAAGCTGGAGCAGGCGAAGCCCCGAGGTGCCAACGTCGTGACCGATGGGGGGCGCTATGTCATCGCACCCATGCAGCACCTGACGGTCGAGTCCCCGCGGCACTGGCTGGCCCCGATCGGCGGGTTCGGCTCGATCGGTCTCGCCCTGGGGGCGGCGATGGGGGTCGCCGTGGGCCGACCCGACGCGCCGACAGTCCTGGTCGTCGGCGACGGCGCCTTCATGATGTCGCACTACGAGCTTCACACGGCCGTGCGCAACTCGCTGGATCTGATCGTCGTCGTGATGAACGACCGCTCCTACAGCTCGGAGTATCACTTCTACCTCGCCTCCGAAAGCGAGGACTCCGAGCTGGCGACCGCTTTGACGACCTTCGACTGGCCGGACTTCGGCGACATGGCACGGAGCCTGGGCTTCGACGCGGTCACGGTCACATCGATCGGCGACTTCGCGGCCGTCTCGTCGGCTATCGAGGAGCGCACACGGCCTCTCCTGGTCGACGTCCACCTCGATCCGCTGGCGCTCGTCGGGTTCCACGACAGGTCAGAGCAACGGTGA
- a CDS encoding ABC transporter substrate-binding protein: MRTPRRKWMGIAGIVAAVALIAGCSSGGGGGGETSAPSDGPVDAEWEAIVEAAKEEGKVVWYTVAPETAREGLKEAFEAKYPEISVDVRVIGTADMTAALEAEHSTGAEGADVVTSVNFAWLEEKLNEDGWFTELEGPVFEDPEWTDSGWVREDKLILSPLGLLVVGWNTQLFNGEITSYEDLLDPAYGNGAIGVVDPAIIAIHADWYQFLEDNTSDGFLEELAKQEPTIYASALAMQEGLLAGEIAIGTFVSAADMSVRKEEGAPIEFTVPDPVWGVPNVFLAVESAKNPNAAQVFLDFFASEEGQRATAHGGATPLSAVQPDTIGASSNVELVNPERVLDLEWWEEYTAKWNELFR; this comes from the coding sequence ATGAGAACACCCAGGCGTAAGTGGATGGGGATCGCCGGGATCGTCGCGGCGGTCGCGCTCATCGCCGGCTGCTCGAGCGGCGGCGGCGGGGGAGGCGAGACCTCAGCGCCGAGCGACGGACCTGTCGACGCGGAATGGGAGGCGATCGTCGAGGCCGCGAAGGAGGAGGGGAAGGTCGTCTGGTACACCGTCGCTCCCGAGACGGCTCGAGAGGGGCTCAAGGAGGCATTCGAGGCGAAGTACCCCGAGATCAGCGTCGACGTGCGCGTGATCGGCACCGCCGACATGACCGCCGCTCTCGAGGCGGAGCACTCGACCGGCGCCGAGGGTGCCGACGTGGTGACCTCGGTGAACTTCGCCTGGCTCGAAGAGAAGCTCAACGAGGACGGATGGTTCACAGAGCTGGAGGGTCCTGTCTTCGAAGACCCGGAGTGGACGGACAGCGGCTGGGTCCGCGAGGACAAGCTGATCCTGTCGCCGCTCGGGCTGCTGGTGGTGGGATGGAACACCCAGCTGTTCAACGGAGAGATCACCAGCTACGAGGATCTCCTCGACCCGGCGTACGGCAACGGCGCGATCGGCGTCGTCGACCCCGCGATCATCGCGATCCATGCGGACTGGTATCAGTTCCTCGAGGACAACACGAGCGATGGATTCCTCGAGGAACTGGCCAAGCAGGAGCCGACGATCTACGCCAGCGCGCTCGCCATGCAGGAGGGGCTGCTCGCGGGAGAGATCGCGATCGGCACGTTCGTCTCCGCGGCCGACATGTCCGTGCGGAAGGAGGAGGGCGCTCCGATCGAGTTCACGGTGCCTGACCCCGTGTGGGGTGTGCCGAACGTCTTCCTCGCCGTGGAGTCGGCGAAGAACCCGAACGCGGCCCAGGTGTTCCTCGACTTCTTCGCGTCTGAAGAGGGTCAGCGTGCGACCGCTCACGGAGGCGCCACACCGCTCTCCGCTGTCCAGCCCGACACGATCGGCGCGTCGTCGAACGTCGAGCTCGTCAATCCAGAACGAGTGCTCGACCTCGAGTGGTGGGAGGAGTACACGGCGAAGTGGAATGAGCTATTCCGCTGA
- a CDS encoding LLM class flavin-dependent oxidoreductase yields the protein MKVNLGLGPHNSFDTMRFHEGDRTRIPVVSDSTVLQKIHAIGDLAEPLGFDGLWFPQHFGSPYGMCPNPLQVLAYFAGRTERITFGTMILVAPWWHPVQLAHEIAYLDNLSSGRYEVIGLGRGVAKAEFDCLGVPRDESRQRLDETIDILTAAFTQESFSFEGEVFTIPETSIRPAPVSSDLAGRLHGASSTGPSLEKNARAGLTPLFVGNKPLDVAAQEVRRVNEIRREAGLSPVQPKNVLFAYCAPTDQEAVRAAEYVEQANRDVRLHYGFDDPSNFVGVKGYESYAEGKGSATAVTAGPSRRYDESNLLIGSPETIIERVGALQKVCSFSEITINPYFGEMPLAEVEASVRLFAKEVLPVLHEMEAPLHPDASGE from the coding sequence ATGAAGGTCAATCTGGGACTCGGCCCGCACAACTCGTTCGACACGATGCGATTCCACGAGGGCGACAGGACGCGGATTCCGGTGGTCTCCGACTCGACCGTGCTGCAGAAGATCCACGCGATCGGCGATCTCGCCGAACCTCTCGGATTCGACGGGCTGTGGTTCCCGCAGCACTTCGGCAGCCCGTACGGCATGTGCCCCAACCCCTTGCAGGTCCTCGCGTATTTCGCAGGGCGGACGGAGCGGATCACCTTCGGCACGATGATCCTCGTGGCGCCATGGTGGCACCCCGTCCAGCTTGCGCACGAGATCGCCTACCTCGACAACCTGTCGTCCGGGCGGTACGAGGTCATCGGCCTCGGACGGGGTGTCGCGAAGGCAGAGTTCGACTGTCTCGGGGTGCCTCGTGACGAGAGTCGCCAGAGGCTTGACGAGACGATCGACATCTTGACCGCCGCCTTCACGCAGGAGTCCTTCTCCTTCGAGGGGGAGGTCTTCACGATCCCGGAGACATCGATCCGACCGGCGCCGGTGAGCTCGGATCTGGCCGGACGTCTGCACGGCGCGTCGTCGACGGGCCCCTCTCTCGAGAAGAACGCGCGCGCGGGATTGACACCGCTCTTCGTGGGCAACAAGCCGCTCGATGTCGCGGCCCAGGAGGTCCGTCGAGTGAACGAGATCCGTCGTGAAGCAGGACTCTCGCCGGTCCAGCCGAAGAACGTGCTGTTCGCCTATTGCGCGCCGACCGACCAGGAGGCGGTCCGTGCCGCCGAGTACGTCGAGCAGGCCAATCGTGATGTCCGCCTGCACTACGGCTTCGACGACCCCTCGAACTTCGTGGGGGTGAAGGGCTACGAGTCCTACGCCGAGGGGAAGGGATCGGCGACCGCGGTGACGGCGGGTCCGTCTCGCCGCTACGACGAGTCCAACCTGCTCATCGGGTCGCCCGAGACCATCATCGAGCGGGTCGGCGCGCTCCAGAAGGTGTGCTCGTTCTCCGAGATCACGATCAATCCCTACTTCGGCGAGATGCCTCTTGCGGAGGTCGAGGCGAGTGTGAGGCTCTTCGCGAAGGAAGTGCTGCCGGTCCTCCACGAGATGGAGGCGCCGCTGCATCCGGATGCGAGCGGCGAGTGA
- a CDS encoding HU family DNA-binding protein: MSTIAGLEQGRVSRREFVQRVARRGKLPLGVTQQVYDAFIEELIDLVSQGNKVTLTGFGRFYPQEHKGHRVRFADGDGSMQIDDYTVLKFSATRAVNRSVAGS, from the coding sequence ATGAGCACGATCGCAGGGCTCGAGCAGGGGCGCGTGAGCAGGAGGGAGTTCGTTCAGCGCGTTGCGCGCCGGGGGAAGCTCCCGCTGGGGGTCACGCAGCAGGTCTACGACGCATTCATCGAAGAGCTGATCGACCTGGTGTCGCAGGGGAACAAGGTCACGCTCACCGGATTCGGCAGGTTCTACCCGCAGGAGCACAAGGGTCACCGTGTCCGCTTCGCGGACGGAGACGGCTCGATGCAGATCGACGACTACACGGTGCTCAAGTTCTCGGCGACGCGAGCTGTCAACCGGAGCGTCGCGGGTTCCTGA
- a CDS encoding LLM class flavin-dependent oxidoreductase — protein MKFGLFQTPFIHPERTARQTFHWAVEQAVQAEVAGLDEAWVGEHFTNAWENIPNPELVLAAAVERTERITIGPAAHLAPYHHPGHLASQAAWMSNIAEGRYILGLATGLNPFDGLLHGVEPTADKLAMTLESLDVMEKVWSGEPFEHDGTYWKSSLPEVPIEVQRMRSLRPFGGSLTVALGGASPGSTSIKVAGERGLAPMSFGASAAIIADHWRTYVTSARAAGREAPKDRSQHRVTLTMVVADTDAEAMSIVRDGPIARTWLEYMVPHEQRRAQRSNVKPVWDLNATIDELAREQMYVGSPETVAAKLNEMVEATGGWGTTLVLGHDFMDDPARWNESLRLIAEEVRPRVIPNRPADAID, from the coding sequence ATGAAGTTCGGACTATTCCAGACGCCGTTCATCCATCCGGAGCGGACGGCACGTCAGACCTTCCACTGGGCGGTCGAGCAGGCGGTCCAGGCTGAGGTCGCAGGCCTGGACGAGGCGTGGGTCGGGGAGCACTTCACCAACGCGTGGGAGAACATCCCCAATCCGGAGCTCGTGCTCGCCGCGGCGGTGGAGCGCACCGAGCGCATCACGATCGGACCCGCGGCGCACCTCGCGCCGTATCACCACCCGGGACATCTCGCGTCCCAGGCGGCCTGGATGAGCAACATCGCGGAGGGGCGATACATCCTCGGCCTCGCGACGGGCCTGAACCCGTTCGATGGGCTGCTGCACGGCGTCGAGCCGACCGCGGACAAGCTGGCTATGACTCTCGAGTCTCTCGACGTCATGGAGAAGGTCTGGTCAGGCGAGCCTTTCGAGCACGACGGCACCTACTGGAAGTCGTCCCTGCCGGAGGTCCCGATCGAGGTGCAGCGGATGCGTTCGCTGCGACCCTTCGGCGGATCGCTCACGGTCGCTCTGGGTGGTGCCAGTCCGGGCTCGACGTCGATCAAGGTCGCCGGCGAGCGGGGTCTCGCCCCGATGTCGTTCGGGGCGAGTGCGGCGATCATCGCCGATCACTGGCGGACGTACGTCACCTCCGCGCGGGCGGCGGGGCGCGAAGCGCCCAAGGACCGCTCGCAGCACCGCGTGACGCTCACCATGGTTGTCGCCGACACCGATGCGGAAGCCATGTCGATCGTTCGCGACGGCCCCATCGCCCGCACGTGGCTCGAGTACATGGTTCCCCACGAGCAGCGCCGCGCACAGCGCTCGAATGTGAAGCCGGTGTGGGACCTGAATGCCACCATCGACGAGCTCGCACGAGAGCAGATGTACGTCGGCAGCCCCGAGACGGTCGCCGCGAAGCTGAACGAGATGGTGGAGGCGACCGGCGGCTGGGGGACGACTCTCGTCCTGGGCCACGACTTCATGGACGACCCGGCGCGCTGGAACGAGAGCCTGCGCCTGATCGCCGAAGAGGTGCGTCCTCGGGTCATCCCGAACAGGCCCGCGGACGCGATCGACTGA
- a CDS encoding pyridoxamine 5'-phosphate oxidase family protein, producing the protein MFTNPAPSRTDDVVEVLTEEQCWNLLDRCELGRLAVVADGAPEIFPVNYVTDGPYVLFRTAPGTKLEKLAESPQVAFEVDEYDDTHAASVILKGVAHRLTVQSEIDAAEELALESWIPTLKYRWVRITATEVSGRRFPRGPEPERYRASRDDRDG; encoded by the coding sequence ATGTTCACGAATCCCGCACCGTCGCGGACCGACGATGTCGTCGAGGTCCTGACCGAGGAGCAGTGCTGGAACCTGCTCGACCGCTGCGAACTGGGTCGTCTCGCGGTGGTCGCCGATGGCGCTCCCGAGATCTTCCCCGTCAACTACGTCACCGACGGTCCCTACGTGCTCTTCCGGACCGCGCCCGGCACGAAGCTGGAGAAGCTCGCCGAGAGCCCGCAAGTCGCGTTCGAGGTCGACGAGTACGACGACACACACGCCGCGAGCGTGATCCTCAAGGGCGTCGCCCACCGCCTCACCGTGCAGAGCGAGATCGACGCCGCCGAGGAGCTCGCACTCGAGTCGTGGATCCCGACGCTGAAGTACCGGTGGGTGCGGATCACGGCGACCGAGGTCTCCGGTCGCCGGTTCCCACGAGGACCCGAACCGGAGCGCTACCGGGCCTCGCGCGATGACCGCGACGGGTAG
- a CDS encoding substrate-binding domain-containing protein, which yields MQPNTDTGSIPTRAAARAAQRRRRQLVLWGVIGLLVVVLVVVLSVVFTRGAAGEPEQEPAVTGECLPSALSITADPAVAGALEAVVADLAADRSDCPEVTITTEDSAVTAAALAQGTAPGFDVWVPDSSMWPARVAGQAELTGADAPELVVGDPVATTPVVFAATDATATVLGAEAGFGSLAQRAVAPVLPDPSAVAASSAALLALQTAVGGDARTFTGLVLGLDAQGVVPTTADALAAASAATSPTVAVTTEQAVLEYSGDPALVPVYPADVKPTVTVSLVTLADASDDTLDAVDALTAAIADGGDLLAEHGLRDASGAALDSAGDGASSAVTEPADGANQAEALRTWEVLTAPSRMLALNDVSGSMSQPATADMSRIDLFGQAAVRAINSMSTDSSLAIWVFSSRRIGGQDWQEVVPFGSLGDPAHKQRTIDTANSLDSLVGGGTGLYDSVLAAVKYMRETYVPGQVNLVLLNTDGFNEEDDGLDLPGLLAELEKLRDPAKPVAVIAIGYGPDTDQAALEQIAAATDGAAYQALQPTDIGAVLVDATTQRGCRPNCG from the coding sequence ATGCAGCCGAACACCGATACCGGCAGCATCCCCACGCGAGCCGCCGCGCGCGCGGCGCAGCGGCGCAGGCGGCAGCTCGTGCTCTGGGGGGTCATCGGCCTCCTCGTCGTCGTGCTCGTCGTGGTACTCAGCGTCGTGTTCACGCGCGGCGCCGCCGGCGAGCCCGAGCAGGAGCCGGCCGTCACCGGCGAGTGCCTGCCCTCAGCTCTCAGCATCACGGCCGACCCGGCGGTCGCCGGGGCGCTCGAGGCGGTCGTCGCCGACCTCGCCGCGGATCGCTCCGACTGCCCGGAAGTGACGATCACGACCGAAGACAGCGCGGTCACCGCCGCGGCGCTGGCCCAGGGGACGGCTCCCGGGTTCGACGTGTGGGTCCCCGACTCCTCGATGTGGCCCGCGCGGGTCGCCGGCCAGGCCGAGCTGACCGGTGCGGATGCCCCCGAACTCGTCGTCGGCGACCCCGTCGCGACCACGCCGGTCGTCTTCGCGGCGACGGATGCCACGGCCACCGTGCTCGGCGCCGAAGCCGGTTTCGGAAGCCTCGCCCAGCGCGCGGTCGCGCCCGTGCTGCCCGATCCGTCCGCGGTGGCCGCGAGCTCGGCAGCCCTGCTCGCGCTGCAGACCGCGGTCGGCGGGGACGCGCGCACCTTCACGGGGCTCGTGCTCGGCCTCGACGCCCAGGGTGTCGTTCCCACGACGGCGGACGCGCTCGCCGCGGCATCCGCTGCGACCTCGCCCACCGTCGCCGTCACCACCGAGCAGGCGGTGCTGGAGTACAGCGGCGATCCCGCCCTCGTGCCGGTCTATCCCGCCGACGTGAAGCCCACCGTGACCGTGTCTCTGGTGACTCTCGCGGATGCGTCGGACGACACGCTCGACGCCGTCGACGCGCTCACCGCCGCCATCGCCGATGGGGGCGACCTGCTCGCCGAGCACGGCCTGCGCGACGCCTCGGGGGCCGCGCTCGACTCGGCCGGGGACGGCGCCTCGAGCGCCGTGACCGAGCCCGCCGACGGCGCCAACCAGGCCGAGGCGCTGCGCACGTGGGAGGTGCTCACCGCACCCTCGCGGATGCTCGCGCTCAACGACGTGTCGGGTTCGATGTCGCAGCCGGCGACCGCGGACATGAGCCGCATCGACCTGTTCGGGCAGGCGGCCGTGCGCGCGATCAACTCCATGTCGACCGACTCCTCCCTCGCGATCTGGGTCTTCTCGAGCCGCCGGATCGGCGGACAGGACTGGCAGGAGGTCGTGCCGTTCGGCTCGCTCGGCGACCCGGCGCACAAACAGCGGACGATCGACACGGCGAACTCGCTCGACAGCCTCGTCGGGGGCGGGACGGGTCTCTACGACAGCGTCCTCGCGGCGGTGAAGTACATGCGCGAGACGTACGTGCCCGGTCAGGTCAACCTCGTCCTGCTCAACACCGACGGGTTCAACGAGGAGGATGACGGCCTCGACCTGCCGGGCCTGCTCGCCGAGCTCGAGAAGCTTCGCGACCCGGCCAAGCCGGTCGCGGTGATCGCCATCGGCTACGGACCCGACACCGACCAGGCCGCCCTGGAGCAGATCGCCGCCGCCACCGACGGCGCCGCGTACCAGGCGCTGCAGCCGACCGACATCGGCGCGGTCCTCGTCGACGCGACCACGCAGCGAGGATGCCGGCCGAACTGCGGCTGA
- a CDS encoding VOC family protein: MSTSHTQAGQGEAFDPERWVNGTDVRIPRVLHTMLRVASFEEALRFYIDGLGMEETDRLDIPSRRVTALFLGFPGQAPGGTIELARKWDDPGPFGPGNGFGHIGIGVPDVTSTMQRLRDLGFSVEDGPLVVVPGAPPIAFATDPNGYVVELIQTVRDPGPTASTE; encoded by the coding sequence ATGAGCACATCACACACGCAAGCGGGTCAGGGGGAGGCGTTCGACCCCGAACGATGGGTGAACGGGACGGACGTCCGCATTCCGCGCGTGCTTCACACGATGCTGCGTGTGGCCTCATTCGAGGAAGCGCTCCGGTTCTACATCGACGGTCTCGGAATGGAGGAGACGGATCGCCTTGACATCCCCTCGCGCCGGGTGACCGCCCTCTTCCTCGGTTTCCCGGGTCAGGCTCCCGGCGGGACCATCGAGCTCGCGCGCAAGTGGGACGACCCCGGGCCGTTCGGGCCCGGCAACGGATTCGGCCACATCGGCATCGGTGTCCCCGACGTCACCTCGACGATGCAGCGGCTTCGCGATCTCGGGTTCTCAGTCGAGGACGGCCCGCTGGTCGTGGTCCCGGGCGCACCGCCCATCGCCTTCGCGACCGACCCGAACGGCTATGTCGTCGAGTTGATCCAGACGGTTCGCGATCCCGGCCCCACCGCTTCGACCGAGTGA